One Etheostoma cragini isolate CJK2018 chromosome 18, CSU_Ecrag_1.0, whole genome shotgun sequence DNA window includes the following coding sequences:
- the LOC117961792 gene encoding alpha-1-antitrypsin homolog isoform X2: MRGIFAGCALSALLMAAAWADHHHDHHHVSEHSHEGELSCHKLSSPNADFAFALYKILNNNTAARQNIFFSPLGISTALSMLSTGATGETHRQLFSSLGYSTFTQTQVNEAYKHLFDMHGNSQESQQLDVGNGVAVRSGFRPLEKFLKDVKHYYSADVFNVDFTKSAEAAAHINTFIANKTKDKIKDMVKDLDPDMAIVLINYVYFKGLWKTPFNRDVTHKTDFNVDKTTKVQVDMMIRTGDYDTYWDIGNHTTVVMLPYKGNTSMMIVLPDEGKMKEVEGYINKDYIKHWRDSVLMRYVDLYLPKFSISADAPLENTLKEMGITDAFENKADFSGMSEVPLKVSKASHKALLSVAEMGTEAASSTILEAVFLSMPRPVKINRPFLVFILENITGSILFMGKINNPTAM; encoded by the exons ATGCGTGGGATCTTTGCTGGTTGTGCACTCTCAGCCCTGCTGATGGCTGCAGCCTGGGCAGACCACCACCACGACCACCACCACGTCTCTGAACACAGCCATGAGGGAGAGCTGAGCTGCCACAAACTGTCCTCTCCCAATGCTGACTTTGCATTTGCCCTGTACAAAATCCTGAACAACAACACTGCTGCTAGACAAAACATCTTCTTCTCGCCGCTGGGCATCTCCACCGCGTTGTCCATGCTGTCTACAGGGGCCACTGGTGAGACCCACCGCCAGCTGTTCTCCAGCTTGGGCTACAGCACCTTTACCCAGACCCAGGTCAATGAAGCGTACAAGCATCTTTTTGACATGCATGGAAACAGCCAGGAGAGCCAGCAGCTGGATGTCGGTAATGGCGTGGCTGTGCGCTCCGGCTTCCGTCCTCTGGAGAAGTTCCTGAAGGATGTCAAGCACTATTACTCTGCTGATGTCTTCAACGTTGACTTTACCAAATCTGCCGAGGCTGCGGCTCATATCAACACCTTCATtgctaataaaacaaaagataaaatcaAAGATATGGTGAAGGACCTGGACCCTGATATGGCCATTGTGCTTATTAACTATGTCTACTTTAAAG GACTGTGGAAAACACCGTTCAATCGTGACGTGACACACAAGACGGACTTCAATGTGGACAAGACCACCAAAGTTCAGGTGGACATGATGATCAGGACGGGTGACTATGACACCTACTGGGACATTGGCAACCACACCACGGTCGTCATGCTGCCCTACAAGGGCAACACCTCCATGATGATCGTCCTGCCCGATGAAGGCAAGATGAAGGAGGTGGAGGGCTACATCAACAAGGACTACATCAAGCACTGGCGAGACTCTGTCTTAATGAG ATATGTGGATCTGTACCTGCCAAAGTTTTCAATCTCTGCTGATGCTCCCCTGGAAAACACACTCAAAGAAATGGGCATAACCGACGCTTTTGAGAACAAGGCTGATTTCTCTGGCATGTCTGAGGTCCCGCTTAAAGTCTCAAAG GCGTCCCACAAGGCTCTGCTGAGTGTCGCCGAGATGGGAACAGAGGCAGCATCCTCCACCATTCTTGAGGCAGTATTCCTCAGTATGCCCCGGCCCGTGAAAATTAATAGACCCTTCCTGGTCTTCATCCTGGAGAACATCACCGGGAGCATCCTCTTCATGGGAAAGATCAACAACCCCACAGCCATGTAA
- the LOC117961792 gene encoding alpha-1-antitrypsin homolog isoform X1: MCQLTLYYLLNMKIYANLPQRRLMAVKMRGIFAGCALSALLMAAAWADHHHDHHHVSEHSHEGELSCHKLSSPNADFAFALYKILNNNTAARQNIFFSPLGISTALSMLSTGATGETHRQLFSSLGYSTFTQTQVNEAYKHLFDMHGNSQESQQLDVGNGVAVRSGFRPLEKFLKDVKHYYSADVFNVDFTKSAEAAAHINTFIANKTKDKIKDMVKDLDPDMAIVLINYVYFKGLWKTPFNRDVTHKTDFNVDKTTKVQVDMMIRTGDYDTYWDIGNHTTVVMLPYKGNTSMMIVLPDEGKMKEVEGYINKDYIKHWRDSVLMRYVDLYLPKFSISADAPLENTLKEMGITDAFENKADFSGMSEVPLKVSKASHKALLSVAEMGTEAASSTILEAVFLSMPRPVKINRPFLVFILENITGSILFMGKINNPTAM; the protein is encoded by the exons ATGTGTCAGCTGACTCTATACTATCTCCTGAATATGAAGATCTATGCCAATCTGCCCCAGAGGAGATTAATG GCTGTAAAGATGCGTGGGATCTTTGCTGGTTGTGCACTCTCAGCCCTGCTGATGGCTGCAGCCTGGGCAGACCACCACCACGACCACCACCACGTCTCTGAACACAGCCATGAGGGAGAGCTGAGCTGCCACAAACTGTCCTCTCCCAATGCTGACTTTGCATTTGCCCTGTACAAAATCCTGAACAACAACACTGCTGCTAGACAAAACATCTTCTTCTCGCCGCTGGGCATCTCCACCGCGTTGTCCATGCTGTCTACAGGGGCCACTGGTGAGACCCACCGCCAGCTGTTCTCCAGCTTGGGCTACAGCACCTTTACCCAGACCCAGGTCAATGAAGCGTACAAGCATCTTTTTGACATGCATGGAAACAGCCAGGAGAGCCAGCAGCTGGATGTCGGTAATGGCGTGGCTGTGCGCTCCGGCTTCCGTCCTCTGGAGAAGTTCCTGAAGGATGTCAAGCACTATTACTCTGCTGATGTCTTCAACGTTGACTTTACCAAATCTGCCGAGGCTGCGGCTCATATCAACACCTTCATtgctaataaaacaaaagataaaatcaAAGATATGGTGAAGGACCTGGACCCTGATATGGCCATTGTGCTTATTAACTATGTCTACTTTAAAG GACTGTGGAAAACACCGTTCAATCGTGACGTGACACACAAGACGGACTTCAATGTGGACAAGACCACCAAAGTTCAGGTGGACATGATGATCAGGACGGGTGACTATGACACCTACTGGGACATTGGCAACCACACCACGGTCGTCATGCTGCCCTACAAGGGCAACACCTCCATGATGATCGTCCTGCCCGATGAAGGCAAGATGAAGGAGGTGGAGGGCTACATCAACAAGGACTACATCAAGCACTGGCGAGACTCTGTCTTAATGAG ATATGTGGATCTGTACCTGCCAAAGTTTTCAATCTCTGCTGATGCTCCCCTGGAAAACACACTCAAAGAAATGGGCATAACCGACGCTTTTGAGAACAAGGCTGATTTCTCTGGCATGTCTGAGGTCCCGCTTAAAGTCTCAAAG GCGTCCCACAAGGCTCTGCTGAGTGTCGCCGAGATGGGAACAGAGGCAGCATCCTCCACCATTCTTGAGGCAGTATTCCTCAGTATGCCCCGGCCCGTGAAAATTAATAGACCCTTCCTGGTCTTCATCCTGGAGAACATCACCGGGAGCATCCTCTTCATGGGAAAGATCAACAACCCCACAGCCATGTAA
- the LOC117961793 gene encoding alpha-1-antitrypsin homolog isoform X1 — protein sequence MRGIFASCALSALLLAAAWADHHHDHHHHGSEHSHEGELSCHKLSSPNADFAFALYKHLSTNAAAGKNVFFSPLGISTALSMLSTGASGETHRQLFSSLGYSAHTQAQVNEAYEHLFHMMGHSQESQQLDVGNGVAVRSGFSPLEKFLKDVKHYYSADIFNVDFTKPAEAAAQINTFIAGKTQDKIKEMVKDLDAEMAMVLINYVYFRGQWEKPFDGNQTHKADFNVDETTKVQVDMMKRNGRYQFYQDADNHTTVVMLPYKGNTSMMIVLPDEGKMKEVEGYINKDYIEHWHDSLFRSSVDLFLPKFSISAEAALNSPLKEMGITDAFADNADFSGMSDEIKLKVSKVSHQAVLSVDETGTEAAAVTTIEVMPMSMPETIKLDRPFMVFILEHSTRSIVFMGKISNPAAE from the exons ATGCGTGGGATCTTTGCTAGTTGTGCACTCTCAGCcctgctgctggctgcagcCTGGGCAGACCACCACCACGACCACCACCACCACGGCTCTGAACACAGCCACGAGGGAGAGCTGAGCTGCCACAAACTGTCCTCTCCCAATGCTGACTTTGCCTTTGCCCTCTACAAACACCTGAGTACCAACGCTGCTGCcggaaaaaatgtattcttctCGCCGCTGGGCATCTCCACCGCCTTGTCCATGCTGTCTACAGGGGCCAGTGGTGAGACCCACCGCCAGCTGTTCTCCAGCTTGGGCTACAGTGCTCACACCCAGGCACAGGTCAATGAAGCGTACGAACATCTCTTCCACATGATGGGACACAGCCAGGAGAGCCAACAGCTGGATGTTGGTAACGGCGTGGCGGTGCGCTCCGGCTTCAGTCCTCTGGAGAAGTTCCTGAAGGACGTCAAGCACTACTACTCTGCTGATATCTTCAACGTCGACTTCACCAAACCTGCCGAGGCTGCGGCTCAGATCAACACCTTCATTGCCGGTAAAACCCAGGACAAGATCAAAGAGATGGTGAAGGACTTGGACGCTGAGATGGCCATGGTGCTGATCAACTATGTCTACTTCAGAG GACAATGGGAGAAACCCTTCGATGGGAACCAGACGCACAAGGCAGACTTCAATGTGGACGAAACCACCAAGGTCCAGGTGGACATGATGAAGAGGAATGGCCGCTACCAATTCTACCAGGACGCCGACAACCACACCACGGTGGTCATGCTGCCCTACAAGGGCAACACCTCAATGATGATCGTTCTGCCAGATGAAGGCAAGATGAAGGAGGTGGAGGGCTACATCAACAAGGACTACATCGAGCATTGGCATGATTCGCTCTTCAGGAG CTCTGTGGATCTGTTCCTGCCAAAGTTTTCCATCTCTGCTGAAGCCGCCCTGAACAGCCCACTCAAAGAAATGGGCATAACCGATGCTTTTGCAGACAACGCTGATTTCTCTGGCATGTCCGATGAGATCAAGCTCAAAGTCTCAAAG GTGTCCCACCAGGCCGTGCTGAGCGTGGATGAAACGGGAACAGAGGCAGCAGCCGTCACCACCATCGAGGTCATGCCCATGAGCATGCCTGAAACGATAAAACTCGACAGGCCCTTCATGGTCTTCATCCTGGAGCACTCGACCAGAAGCATCGTCTTCATGGGAAAGATCAGCAACCCTGCAGCCGAGTAA
- the LOC117961793 gene encoding alpha-1-antitrypsin homolog isoform X2 → MRGIFASCALSALLLAAAWADHHHDHHHHGSEHSHEGELSCHKLSSPNADFAFALYKHLSTNAAAGKNVFFSPLGISTALSMLSTGASGETHRQLFSSLGYSAHTQAQVNEAYEHLFHMMGHSQESQQLDVGNGVAVRSGFSPLEKFLKDVKHYYSADIFNVDFTKPAEAAAQINTFIAGKTQDKIKEMVKDLDAEMAMVLINYVYFRGQWEKPFDGNQTHKADFNVDETTKVQVDMMKRNGRYQFYQDADNHTTVVMLPYKGNTSMMIVLPDEGKMKEVEGYINKDYIEHWHDSLFRSSVDLFLPKFSISAEAALNSPLKEMGITDAFADNADFSGMSDEIKLKVSKVGSANIPPHVWNGNGNGSVLLLLMGKFQQGSVVA, encoded by the exons ATGCGTGGGATCTTTGCTAGTTGTGCACTCTCAGCcctgctgctggctgcagcCTGGGCAGACCACCACCACGACCACCACCACCACGGCTCTGAACACAGCCACGAGGGAGAGCTGAGCTGCCACAAACTGTCCTCTCCCAATGCTGACTTTGCCTTTGCCCTCTACAAACACCTGAGTACCAACGCTGCTGCcggaaaaaatgtattcttctCGCCGCTGGGCATCTCCACCGCCTTGTCCATGCTGTCTACAGGGGCCAGTGGTGAGACCCACCGCCAGCTGTTCTCCAGCTTGGGCTACAGTGCTCACACCCAGGCACAGGTCAATGAAGCGTACGAACATCTCTTCCACATGATGGGACACAGCCAGGAGAGCCAACAGCTGGATGTTGGTAACGGCGTGGCGGTGCGCTCCGGCTTCAGTCCTCTGGAGAAGTTCCTGAAGGACGTCAAGCACTACTACTCTGCTGATATCTTCAACGTCGACTTCACCAAACCTGCCGAGGCTGCGGCTCAGATCAACACCTTCATTGCCGGTAAAACCCAGGACAAGATCAAAGAGATGGTGAAGGACTTGGACGCTGAGATGGCCATGGTGCTGATCAACTATGTCTACTTCAGAG GACAATGGGAGAAACCCTTCGATGGGAACCAGACGCACAAGGCAGACTTCAATGTGGACGAAACCACCAAGGTCCAGGTGGACATGATGAAGAGGAATGGCCGCTACCAATTCTACCAGGACGCCGACAACCACACCACGGTGGTCATGCTGCCCTACAAGGGCAACACCTCAATGATGATCGTTCTGCCAGATGAAGGCAAGATGAAGGAGGTGGAGGGCTACATCAACAAGGACTACATCGAGCATTGGCATGATTCGCTCTTCAGGAG CTCTGTGGATCTGTTCCTGCCAAAGTTTTCCATCTCTGCTGAAGCCGCCCTGAACAGCCCACTCAAAGAAATGGGCATAACCGATGCTTTTGCAGACAACGCTGATTTCTCTGGCATGTCCGATGAGATCAAGCTCAAAGTCTCAAAGGTAGGATCGGCAAACATTCCTCCACATGTTTGGAATGGGAATGGAAATGGCagtgttttactt ttACTCATGGGGAAATTTCAACAGGGGTCAGTTGTGGCCTAA